One genomic region from Rhodoligotrophos appendicifer encodes:
- a CDS encoding AMP-binding protein codes for MEHPIASGCGRDHPLLPVSTPGKTFVKDARRLEYLQRGWWPNETIYDVLSRQSKIVADKTLIVDRGHRTSYGQAVEIADQLAAGLHRRGVGRGDVVSIQLPNWRWFPLLEYALARLGAACNPLPPIYRHRELRFMLGLVKPKLVITCGVFRGFDHTAMMADLRRELPLGRVIVVEGEMREGMESIEDLLEDPSQLPTAPVDPDSLSEVAFTSGTTGEAKGVMHTHNSNLCPVLALIRRQGLGADDVILMASTFGHNTGFVYGGQLPVVLGGTVVLMESWNSGEALKLITEEKVSWCMGATPFLQDLCDAAALRGREATSSLRVFLCSGAPIPRSLLAKARSTIGCAVVSGWGMTEIGLMTLSDVEDKGDQAADTDGHTLEGVAIRILDPEGNDASIGEEGDIVAKGPTLFAGYFDRQKMTEESFLPGGWFTTGDRGRVDEQGNLRITGRSKDIIVRGGENIPVVEIEDLLHKHPRIRNVVVIGIPDPRLQERACAVVIPADEAPLTLEELKAYLAEMQLAKQYFPEFLVIRESFPTTPSGKVQKFILRQELVASFAAASTKENMS; via the coding sequence ATGGAGCACCCAATCGCAAGCGGCTGTGGCCGCGATCATCCGCTTCTGCCCGTGTCTACCCCGGGAAAGACGTTTGTTAAGGATGCCCGCCGTCTGGAGTACCTTCAGCGCGGCTGGTGGCCCAACGAGACCATTTACGACGTCCTGTCACGACAGTCCAAAATCGTCGCGGACAAGACACTGATCGTCGACCGTGGTCATCGAACGAGCTACGGACAGGCCGTTGAAATTGCGGACCAACTGGCGGCCGGCCTGCATCGACGAGGCGTCGGGCGGGGAGACGTTGTCTCGATCCAGCTACCGAACTGGCGTTGGTTTCCTCTATTGGAGTATGCGCTGGCTCGGCTCGGTGCCGCGTGCAACCCTCTGCCTCCCATCTACCGCCATCGCGAACTGCGCTTCATGCTTGGCTTGGTCAAGCCGAAGCTCGTCATCACATGTGGTGTGTTTCGTGGCTTCGACCACACCGCGATGATGGCTGACTTGCGCCGCGAATTGCCGCTTGGTCGGGTTATTGTCGTCGAAGGTGAAATGCGCGAAGGGATGGAGTCGATAGAGGACCTCCTGGAGGACCCGTCGCAGCTCCCGACTGCCCCTGTCGATCCAGATAGCCTTTCCGAGGTCGCCTTCACCTCCGGCACCACCGGCGAGGCAAAAGGCGTCATGCACACCCATAACAGCAACCTATGCCCAGTTCTTGCGCTCATTCGGCGACAGGGCTTGGGGGCTGACGACGTGATCCTGATGGCATCGACTTTCGGTCATAACACCGGCTTCGTCTATGGTGGCCAGTTGCCCGTCGTTCTTGGCGGCACGGTGGTGCTAATGGAGAGCTGGAACTCCGGCGAGGCCCTGAAGCTGATCACGGAGGAAAAAGTGTCGTGGTGTATGGGGGCGACTCCATTTCTCCAGGACCTTTGCGACGCAGCAGCCCTGCGCGGCCGGGAGGCAACGAGCAGCCTGCGGGTCTTCCTCTGTTCCGGCGCTCCGATTCCGAGAAGCCTCTTGGCCAAGGCCCGCTCGACGATAGGGTGCGCGGTCGTATCGGGATGGGGGATGACGGAAATCGGCCTGATGACCTTGAGCGATGTCGAAGACAAGGGCGATCAGGCGGCAGATACGGATGGTCATACGCTCGAAGGTGTCGCAATCCGCATTCTGGATCCTGAGGGCAACGATGCATCGATCGGTGAGGAAGGGGATATCGTGGCGAAGGGCCCAACCCTCTTTGCCGGCTACTTCGACCGACAAAAGATGACGGAGGAGTCCTTCCTGCCAGGGGGCTGGTTCACGACCGGGGATCGCGGGCGTGTGGATGAGCAGGGTAATCTGCGCATTACCGGGCGGAGCAAAGACATCATCGTACGCGGCGGAGAGAATATCCCCGTCGTGGAAATCGAAGACCTTCTGCACAAGCATCCGAGAATTCGAAACGTTGTCGTCATAGGCATTCCGGACCCACGACTGCAAGAGCGCGCCTGTGCGGTGGTGATCCCGGCCGACGAAGCCCCGCTGACCCTTGAGGAACTAAAGGCATATCTGGCCGAGATGCAGCTGGCCAAACAGTATTTCCCGGAGTTTCTGGTCATCCGAGAGAGTTTTCCCACCACACCCAGTGGCAAGGTCCAGAAATTCATCCTGCGGCAAGAACTCGTGGCGAGTTTTGCCGCCGCTTCCACGAAGGAGAACATGTCGTGA
- a CDS encoding thiolase family protein: MIAIVGAGETKPMRKADGDIRSLTLEAVMAALDDAGLDPSDVDGIVTDAGIMPTTVPHEWMAAQLGIDNHFSAATSYGGTGIVAAPLLAEMAIKQGLAKVVLFYFGVDWGSRPGGPYAFHHIYPAKMAFEKPYGFSGQPSYFALWARRYMHEYGLREEDLGQIAIAQRENALRHGGGQVSRPMDMEGYFGSRMISDPLRTADCCLITDGAGAYIMTSSERARDCRKKPVEVMGVGFATSPISGDDVFTQKPDLLRLSGVTGARDQALGKAGVGLEDIDFAEIYDCFTISCLMQIEDLGFCKKGEGASFIRERGIGIDGGLPVNTHGGFLSYSYRLGIEHVIEAVRQLRGEGGPAQVADAKVGIVSGLSVPDYGLLVLGS; this comes from the coding sequence GTGATAGCCATCGTCGGAGCTGGCGAAACCAAACCCATGAGAAAGGCGGATGGCGACATCCGCTCCCTCACTCTTGAAGCCGTGATGGCAGCCTTGGACGATGCGGGACTAGATCCCTCCGATGTCGACGGCATCGTCACCGACGCGGGCATTATGCCGACCACCGTGCCGCATGAGTGGATGGCGGCTCAGCTTGGCATCGATAACCACTTTAGTGCCGCCACGTCCTATGGGGGCACGGGCATTGTTGCGGCACCTTTGTTGGCCGAGATGGCAATCAAGCAAGGTCTGGCAAAGGTCGTTCTGTTCTATTTTGGCGTCGATTGGGGAAGCCGGCCCGGCGGCCCCTATGCCTTTCACCACATCTACCCCGCAAAGATGGCATTCGAGAAACCCTATGGTTTCTCCGGGCAGCCGAGCTACTTCGCTCTCTGGGCGAGACGCTACATGCATGAGTATGGGCTGCGTGAGGAGGATTTGGGCCAGATCGCCATCGCCCAGCGGGAAAACGCTCTTCGCCATGGCGGCGGGCAAGTGTCGCGCCCGATGGACATGGAGGGATATTTCGGAAGCCGGATGATCTCCGATCCGCTGCGAACTGCGGATTGCTGCCTGATAACCGATGGGGCAGGCGCCTACATCATGACCAGCAGCGAACGGGCCCGGGACTGTCGCAAGAAGCCTGTTGAAGTTATGGGCGTAGGCTTTGCGACCAGCCCGATCTCTGGTGACGACGTCTTTACGCAGAAGCCGGATCTCCTGCGTCTGTCTGGTGTAACGGGCGCGCGTGACCAGGCCCTGGGAAAAGCAGGTGTCGGCTTGGAGGATATCGACTTCGCCGAAATCTACGACTGCTTCACCATTTCCTGTCTGATGCAGATCGAGGACCTGGGGTTCTGCAAAAAGGGCGAAGGCGCAAGCTTCATCCGCGAACGGGGTATCGGCATCGACGGCGGCTTGCCTGTCAACACCCATGGCGGCTTCTTGTCCTACAGCTACAGACTGGGAATCGAACATGTGATCGAGGCGGTGCGCCAGCTCAGAGGCGAAGGCGGTCCGGCCCAGGTTGCCGACGCCAAAGTCGGAATCGTCAGTGGCCTGTCGGTCCCTGATTACGGCCTTCTGGTACTGGGAAGTTAG
- a CDS encoding Zn-ribbon domain-containing OB-fold protein, with product MTKLEFDDFFQAARSGSLAFPHCKSCGQFHWYPMKRCPHCRSEDLEWVPSKGQGTLYSWTVVRHPFDEAMAGDLPYIVALIEFPDAPGIRLVSNLVDVDVDDIKMGMELSPVYPDPDQDPSVVRFRPTASSAGVPGA from the coding sequence ATGACGAAACTCGAATTTGATGATTTCTTCCAGGCTGCGCGAAGCGGCAGTTTGGCCTTTCCCCACTGCAAGAGCTGCGGGCAGTTTCATTGGTACCCGATGAAACGCTGCCCACATTGCCGCAGTGAAGACCTCGAATGGGTTCCCTCCAAGGGACAGGGAACGCTCTACTCTTGGACAGTGGTCCGCCATCCATTCGATGAGGCGATGGCGGGTGATTTGCCCTATATCGTCGCCCTCATCGAATTTCCGGACGCCCCCGGTATTCGGTTGGTGAGCAACCTCGTCGATGTCGACGTCGACGATATCAAAATGGGCATGGAGCTCTCTCCCGTTTATCCGGATCCTGACCAGGATCCCTCCGTGGTTCGCTTTCGGCCGACGGCGAGCTCAGCTGGCGTTCCAGGGGCTTAA
- a CDS encoding SDR family oxidoreductase translates to MRTALIVGGTGVVGWALRERLEETQGWRVLSLSRRAPTGIAADTFVGVDLFDRDALADAQNRLRDVTHVFITLRVPANTPEEEVRNNVLPLENLMSALAVAEAPLERVCLIHGTKWYGCHQGPYATPAKEHHSRQSFEHYYYAQHDLITRLQQGQAWSWVSLRPHTVWGRSQGTGNSIVAALGVYASLLRAHGRPLDFPGPVDTWSKLSQGVTAELLARAMEWAALSPQCANQDFNITNGDSFRWQYLWPEIAKFFDMPAGEVVPQALSQTMADEGKTWSAIAKKNTLREADLKRLVSWPYLDSLLQPTWDDLSSVIKARQFDFEPSADSETAFLACLENLRRDHVIP, encoded by the coding sequence ATGCGCACCGCTTTGATCGTAGGCGGCACCGGTGTCGTAGGCTGGGCGCTGCGTGAACGACTCGAAGAAACTCAAGGATGGCGGGTACTGAGCCTGTCGCGGCGGGCACCGACGGGCATTGCGGCCGACACATTCGTCGGAGTGGACTTGTTTGATCGTGACGCCCTCGCGGACGCTCAGAACAGATTGCGCGACGTCACCCATGTATTCATCACACTGAGAGTGCCCGCCAACACTCCTGAGGAAGAGGTCCGAAACAACGTCTTGCCTCTGGAGAATCTGATGTCGGCGCTGGCCGTCGCCGAGGCTCCCCTCGAGCGGGTCTGCCTTATCCATGGCACGAAATGGTATGGCTGCCATCAGGGACCCTATGCGACGCCCGCCAAGGAGCATCATTCTCGGCAATCCTTCGAGCATTATTATTATGCTCAGCACGATCTCATTACCCGGCTACAGCAGGGCCAGGCCTGGAGTTGGGTATCGTTGCGACCTCACACGGTGTGGGGCCGGTCCCAAGGCACAGGCAACAGTATCGTCGCCGCACTCGGCGTGTATGCTTCTCTTTTGAGGGCCCACGGCCGGCCCCTCGATTTCCCCGGCCCTGTGGATACATGGTCAAAGCTCTCGCAGGGCGTGACTGCTGAATTGCTCGCACGAGCCATGGAATGGGCGGCCCTCTCCCCGCAATGCGCCAATCAGGACTTCAACATCACCAATGGAGACAGCTTTCGCTGGCAATATCTCTGGCCTGAGATCGCGAAATTTTTTGACATGCCGGCTGGTGAGGTCGTCCCGCAGGCTCTATCTCAGACAATGGCGGATGAGGGCAAGACATGGTCTGCAATTGCGAAAAAGAACACCCTTCGCGAAGCTGACCTGAAGCGGCTTGTAAGTTGGCCCTATCTCGATAGCCTGCTCCAGCCCACATGGGATGACTTGTCATCGGTGATCAAAGCACGACAATTCGACTTCGAGCCTTCCGCCGATAGCGAGACGGCATTCCTCGCCTGCCTCGAAAATCTGCGCCGAGATCATGTCATCCCGTGA
- a CDS encoding MarR family winged helix-turn-helix transcriptional regulator, translating to MAQHPKNFSMLNAEPVKIAYRFAVLRNWYAGPVYRHLEAARGINEVESSILFFLGRADGSRAQDICDIVGRPKTTISRGVNSLLRKKLIKRFPDETDKRQRLIFLTPEGRREYESQWPQFAEQEAKLVATLSAPELAFLDAVLAKLIDNLPAWVRSY from the coding sequence TTGGCGCAGCATCCCAAGAACTTCTCAATGCTAAACGCTGAGCCAGTCAAAATTGCCTATCGATTTGCCGTGTTGCGCAACTGGTATGCCGGGCCTGTTTACCGTCATCTTGAGGCCGCTCGAGGCATCAACGAGGTGGAGTCGAGCATTCTTTTCTTCCTGGGCCGAGCCGATGGCAGCCGAGCACAGGACATCTGCGATATCGTCGGTCGGCCCAAGACAACCATAAGCCGGGGCGTCAATTCATTGCTGAGAAAAAAACTTATCAAGCGGTTTCCGGACGAGACGGATAAGCGTCAGCGGTTGATCTTCCTCACTCCCGAAGGGCGCAGAGAATACGAGTCTCAGTGGCCACAATTCGCGGAGCAAGAAGCAAAGTTGGTGGCAACATTATCGGCGCCTGAGTTGGCCTTTTTGGATGCCGTCCTGGCTAAGCTGATCGACAATCTTCCGGCTTGGGTGAGGTCCTACTGA
- a CDS encoding LLM class flavin-dependent oxidoreductase has product MKFGLFNLVQRRDPGLPPELTLKQLVDEVTLSEEVGMDVAWVAEHHFSNYGLSASPLMTLLWLAGKTKRIRLAPGVLVLPFYHPMRLVQEFGLANLFTNDRIDFGFGVGYQHFEFERFGVTLADAGDRTVEFMEIVHQAIERGEVDFQGKFYDIAPTGMVSPPKAMPTVYLAAALNHPRLPRLVVQRGYVPMVSPAWNPFELVLKHRRFYDNLASEEGVDPASTPFALMRFVHVTNSKEDGRKAAEALRYSTRIATATRFNYAEFDNSFAQEVPAENEPSLEQIVANAVIGDVATCIDKMTAEIQATRATHYAFMMNVGGLDPAAVKRSIQVLGEDVLPEVKKNLGLGGGTVTALGRPGGSRLAN; this is encoded by the coding sequence ATGAAATTTGGCCTGTTCAATCTCGTCCAACGACGCGACCCCGGTCTCCCTCCCGAACTGACGCTCAAGCAGCTCGTGGACGAGGTAACATTGTCGGAAGAGGTGGGAATGGATGTCGCCTGGGTCGCGGAGCACCATTTCTCCAACTACGGCCTATCCGCTTCACCCCTGATGACGCTGCTCTGGCTCGCTGGAAAGACCAAGCGCATCAGGTTGGCACCTGGGGTTCTCGTCCTGCCTTTTTACCACCCCATGAGGCTGGTGCAGGAATTCGGGCTTGCCAATCTTTTCACAAACGATCGGATCGATTTCGGTTTTGGGGTCGGGTACCAGCACTTCGAGTTCGAACGGTTCGGCGTGACGCTGGCGGATGCCGGCGACCGCACTGTTGAATTCATGGAGATCGTTCACCAGGCCATCGAGCGTGGCGAAGTCGATTTCCAGGGCAAGTTCTATGATATCGCCCCCACCGGAATGGTGTCGCCGCCCAAGGCGATGCCAACCGTATATTTGGCTGCGGCGCTCAACCATCCAAGGCTGCCACGACTTGTGGTGCAACGGGGCTATGTGCCGATGGTCTCTCCCGCCTGGAACCCGTTCGAGCTCGTGCTCAAGCACAGACGCTTCTATGACAATCTGGCCTCCGAGGAAGGCGTCGATCCTGCCTCCACGCCCTTCGCTCTGATGCGGTTCGTCCACGTCACGAACTCGAAGGAGGATGGCCGGAAGGCGGCGGAAGCCCTCCGATACTCTACGAGGATCGCAACGGCCACGCGCTTCAACTATGCGGAATTCGACAACAGCTTCGCCCAGGAGGTGCCCGCTGAAAACGAGCCCTCCCTGGAGCAGATCGTCGCCAATGCCGTGATCGGTGACGTGGCGACTTGTATCGACAAGATGACGGCAGAAATCCAGGCGACACGCGCCACCCACTACGCGTTCATGATGAATGTGGGCGGTCTGGATCCCGCCGCAGTGAAGCGCTCCATTCAGGTCTTGGGCGAGGACGTCCTGCCGGAGGTGAAGAAAAATCTCGGACTCGGCGGCGGGACGGTCACAGCACTCGGCCGGCCTGGCGGCTCGCGACTGGCAAACTAA
- a CDS encoding SDR family NAD(P)-dependent oxidoreductase, which translates to MAIETGVSEGAVKFRDKVVLVTGGTGSLGAEMCRLFASEGARVYAADRTDALADPSLDFSSDRIQRKALDVTRKSDWDSLVSEVRQDAGRLDVLVNNAGVTGGWGGGDEEISEESWNLILDVNAKGVFFGMQACSKLMGEGGGGAIVNMSSISGIVGFPAGQYPYVASKGAVRSMTKSAALKLASLNIRVNSVHPGVLPPMRSSVRTPEQKAAFLSIIPLKREGVPAEVAKPVLFLCSEDASYITGAELLIDGGLLAM; encoded by the coding sequence TTGGCCATTGAAACCGGTGTTTCGGAGGGTGCGGTGAAGTTTCGCGACAAAGTTGTTCTCGTCACAGGTGGAACGGGAAGTTTGGGAGCCGAAATGTGCCGCCTCTTTGCATCGGAAGGGGCACGAGTATACGCCGCCGACCGAACCGACGCTCTTGCGGACCCGTCTCTGGACTTCTCATCAGACCGGATACAGCGCAAGGCGCTCGATGTGACGCGCAAGTCCGACTGGGACAGTCTCGTATCGGAGGTCCGTCAGGATGCCGGTCGTCTCGACGTCCTGGTGAACAACGCCGGCGTGACCGGAGGATGGGGAGGTGGCGATGAGGAGATCTCGGAGGAGAGTTGGAACCTGATCTTGGATGTCAATGCCAAGGGGGTCTTCTTCGGGATGCAGGCATGCTCGAAACTAATGGGCGAAGGCGGCGGAGGTGCGATCGTCAACATGTCCTCTATTTCCGGCATCGTTGGTTTTCCGGCCGGTCAATACCCCTACGTCGCCTCGAAGGGCGCGGTGCGCTCCATGACGAAGTCGGCCGCCTTGAAGCTGGCGTCCTTGAACATACGCGTGAACAGCGTCCACCCGGGTGTGTTGCCGCCCATGCGCAGCTCCGTCAGAACTCCCGAGCAGAAGGCAGCATTTCTCTCGATCATTCCCCTCAAACGAGAAGGGGTGCCCGCGGAAGTGGCGAAGCCGGTCCTCTTCCTGTGTTCCGAGGATGCCTCCTATATCACTGGAGCTGAACTCCTCATTGATGGTGGTCTGCTCGCCATGTGA
- a CDS encoding SDR family NAD(P)-dependent oxidoreductase translates to MKLAVVTGAAAGIGKACAVALARSGMAVLILDKDPAAVEQSVRSIRSESSSDEITGQAVDLTDESATRTILSGLDEVWCLVNNAGVFEEKPFQEISGLDFDRMLNIHLKVPASLSQLLVPKMRDGGRIVNIVSRSILGARNYSHYVAAKNALAGLTKCMAIELADQRILVNAIAPGLIETGIFERMTAEQKDHHLSMQPGRQIGKPSDVAHLVSFLASPETQFITGQTIFIDGGRSLGAR, encoded by the coding sequence ATGAAGCTGGCGGTGGTGACGGGTGCGGCGGCCGGGATCGGCAAGGCCTGCGCGGTGGCGTTGGCTCGCTCGGGGATGGCGGTCCTGATCCTCGACAAGGATCCCGCGGCAGTCGAGCAAAGTGTTCGATCTATCCGCTCGGAAAGTTCAAGCGACGAGATCACGGGCCAGGCCGTCGATCTCACCGATGAGTCGGCGACACGGACCATACTGTCGGGTCTGGATGAGGTCTGGTGTCTGGTCAACAACGCGGGCGTCTTCGAGGAAAAGCCGTTCCAGGAGATCAGCGGCCTAGACTTTGACCGAATGCTGAACATTCACCTCAAGGTCCCGGCCAGCCTGTCGCAGCTCCTCGTGCCAAAGATGCGAGACGGCGGGCGCATCGTGAACATTGTCTCTCGATCGATCCTGGGAGCGCGCAATTACTCCCATTACGTCGCTGCCAAGAATGCGCTGGCGGGTCTGACCAAATGCATGGCGATCGAACTTGCCGATCAGCGGATCCTCGTGAACGCCATCGCCCCCGGTCTGATCGAGACCGGAATTTTTGAGCGGATGACCGCGGAGCAGAAGGATCACCATCTTTCCATGCAGCCCGGCCGCCAGATCGGAAAGCCCTCGGATGTCGCTCATCTTGTAAGCTTCCTCGCGAGCCCCGAGACGCAGTTCATCACGGGTCAGACGATCTTCATCGACGGCGGAAGATCCCTTGGCGCTCGCTGA
- a CDS encoding DUF1491 family protein, giving the protein MSDFGAAARIRSEVWVMAQLRICNAALVSATVAKRGDPDAGAILIKIFRHREDCRVFSQATNFDGARGWICATGDVPVSELAADTYIERQKARDRDLWVIEIEDPKGSYVLADIVDTRG; this is encoded by the coding sequence ATGAGCGATTTCGGAGCTGCAGCACGCATTCGGTCCGAGGTCTGGGTCATGGCCCAGCTCCGGATCTGCAACGCGGCTTTGGTTTCCGCGACCGTCGCCAAGCGGGGAGACCCCGATGCGGGTGCAATCCTCATTAAAATCTTCCGTCACCGAGAAGATTGTCGCGTCTTCAGCCAGGCCACGAATTTCGACGGCGCACGCGGCTGGATCTGCGCGACTGGAGACGTCCCCGTCAGCGAGCTGGCCGCCGACACCTATATCGAGCGGCAAAAGGCGCGGGATCGCGATCTTTGGGTGATCGAGATCGAAGATCCCAAGGGCAGTTACGTCCTGGCCGATATTGTCGACACCAGAGGCTGA
- a CDS encoding MliC family protein — MRAWAPALFAVFATGASGVTAADSLPPAKFQCSDISIIVHYRDLGSDGIAKTAVIDLPEGRSLRLPIAISGSGARYSDGTSSFWEHQGSATFEILGESWADCPLVK; from the coding sequence ATGAGGGCTTGGGCGCCGGCACTCTTTGCGGTGTTCGCCACTGGCGCGTCAGGCGTGACAGCGGCAGACAGTCTTCCGCCCGCCAAATTCCAATGCAGCGATATCTCGATCATTGTTCATTACCGCGACCTCGGATCGGATGGGATCGCGAAAACTGCGGTCATTGATCTCCCCGAAGGAAGATCGTTGCGCCTGCCGATTGCGATCTCTGGTTCGGGCGCTCGCTATAGCGACGGAACCTCCAGCTTTTGGGAGCATCAGGGGTCAGCCACGTTCGAAATTCTCGGTGAATCGTGGGCCGACTGTCCCCTGGTGAAATGA